A single region of the Salvia miltiorrhiza cultivar Shanhuang (shh) chromosome 8, IMPLAD_Smil_shh, whole genome shotgun sequence genome encodes:
- the LOC130998463 gene encoding uncharacterized mitochondrial protein AtMg00810-like yields the protein MTNKFQMSMMGEMNFFLGLQVKQTEDGILINQLKYTKELINKFGVQHMKTVKISMNTNWKVDPGMEGKSVSSTKYREIIGSLLYLTASRSDIAFAVRVCARYQSDPTEAHMDATKRILRYLKGTQNVGLWYPTDEIFKLLGVAARYSQ from the coding sequence ATGACGAACAAATTCCAGATGTcgatgatgggagaaatgaatttctttttgGGATTGCAAGTAAAGCAAACTGAAGatggaatactgatcaatcagttgAAGTACACTAAAGAGCTGATCAATAAGTTCGGAGTACAACACATGAAGACTGTGAAGATTTCCATGAACACCAACTGGAAGGTTGATCCAGGAATGGAAGGGAAATCAGTATCTTCTAcaaagtacagagaaatcatagGATCTTTGCTATATCTTACAGCGAGTCGATCAGATATAGCTTTTGCAGTCAGagtttgtgcgagatatcagtcagacCCAACGGAAGCTCACATGGATGCAACTAAGAGGattctaagatatctcaaaggcacacaaAATGTAGGCCTATGGTATCCGACTGATGAAATCTTCAAGTTATTaggtgtcgcagcccgatatagccagtga